Proteins encoded in a region of the Coffea eugenioides isolate CCC68of chromosome 4, Ceug_1.0, whole genome shotgun sequence genome:
- the LOC113769236 gene encoding uncharacterized protein LOC113769236, whose amino-acid sequence MKLNMDASVCNSQGVGGGMLQDHEGKINFAFYKDFEEVDILIAENLALLHGLQLCSMNYRGKLLVEVDSESLVTLVKSGCISKWPLCNFLWQIHALLKDLSTSIVHIFREANSSADKLVGSKLWIELYTTSFANLPGETRAATY is encoded by the coding sequence ATGAAGCTGAACATGGATGCGAGTGTTTGCAACAGCCAAGGTGTGGGGGGAGGCATGCTTCAGGATCATGAAGGGAAGATCAACTTTGCTTTCTACAAGGACTTCGAGGAGGTTGATATTCTAATAGCTGAGAACTTGGCATTATTGCATGGTCTTCAGTTGTGCTCGATGAATTATAGGGGGAAGTTGCTTGTAGAAGTGGATTCGGAGTCCCTTGTCACTTTGGTTAAATCTGGGTGTATATCGAAATGGCCTTTGTGCAATTTCTTATGGCAGATCCATGCTTTGCTTAAGGACTTGTCCACTTCTATAGTTCACATCTTTAGGGAGGCAAACAGTTCGGCAGATAAATTGGTTGGATCAAAATTGTGGATAGAGTTGTATACTACATCCTTCGCTAATCTCCCGGGGGAAACTAGGGCTGCAACTTATTAG